The following are from one region of the Methanomassiliicoccales archaeon LGM-DZ1 genome:
- the rrp4 gene encoding exosome complex RNA-binding protein Rrp4 translates to MSFERRGPGPERESRSGPRDGRGPRRPREIVVPGDVLGPSDRYAPGENAYEADGSVRACITGLKNYTGDAVGVIPMGGCYMPVAGDTVIGIIIDVGPSNWMVDIRSPYPAPLHVSEVPWKVEFGDTSRFLTVGDVVLLKILMVDEAKKVSVTMKDSGLRKIEGGILTEIDHNKISRVIGKAGSMIQMLKNMTDCRIFVGQNGRIWIDGDGMNAEAAEAAVKMIEAESRSADLTERVQRFLSEKVPRSGDAEEGSE, encoded by the coding sequence ATGTCTTTTGAGAGAAGGGGCCCCGGGCCCGAGAGAGAGAGCCGCAGCGGCCCCCGCGACGGCAGAGGCCCGAGGAGGCCCAGGGAGATCGTCGTACCGGGCGATGTCCTCGGCCCGTCCGACAGGTACGCCCCGGGAGAGAATGCTTACGAAGCGGACGGCTCCGTCCGCGCCTGCATAACCGGGCTGAAGAACTACACCGGCGACGCCGTCGGGGTCATCCCCATGGGCGGCTGCTACATGCCGGTCGCCGGCGACACCGTCATCGGCATCATAATCGACGTGGGCCCGTCCAACTGGATGGTCGACATCCGCTCGCCCTATCCCGCCCCGCTCCATGTGAGCGAGGTCCCCTGGAAGGTCGAGTTCGGGGACACCTCCAGGTTCCTGACGGTCGGCGACGTCGTCCTGCTGAAGATACTGATGGTCGACGAGGCCAAGAAGGTCTCCGTGACGATGAAGGACTCCGGCCTCAGGAAGATCGAGGGCGGCATACTCACCGAGATCGACCACAACAAGATCTCCCGCGTGATCGGCAAGGCGGGATCGATGATCCAGATGCTGAAGAACATGACCGACTGCCGCATTTTCGTGGGGCAGAACGGCAGGATATGGATCGACGGGGACGGCATGAACGCGGAGGCCGCCGAAGCGGCCGTGAAGATGATCGAGGCCGAGTCGAGATCGGCCGACCTGACCGAGAGGGTCCAGAGGTTCCTGTCGGAGAAGGTGCCCCGGTCCGGGGACGCAGAGGAGGGATCTGAATGA
- a CDS encoding ribosome assembly factor SBDS, with amino-acid sequence MVDLDDAIVARLESHGERFEVLLDPKAMDLIKQGKDVDLADYLAVEDVFKDARKGTRPAESAMKEVFGDYAGDPIAVAKHIIEKGEVQMTAEQRRELLDAKRKRVIAYISANAINPQTKLPHPPLRIQLALEEGKYHVDAKRPFDKEVEEAMKVLRPLLPIRFEKSRVAIKLRGEDYGRCIEEISKFGLVDREEWTPDGSWIGMLEIPAGLITDLTNNLKNRTHGKAQIKLVSS; translated from the coding sequence ATGGTCGACCTCGATGATGCGATTGTCGCAAGGCTCGAGAGCCATGGGGAAAGGTTCGAGGTCCTCCTCGACCCCAAGGCGATGGACCTCATAAAGCAGGGCAAGGATGTGGACCTCGCGGACTATCTGGCCGTCGAGGATGTCTTCAAGGACGCCCGCAAGGGCACCCGGCCCGCGGAGTCCGCCATGAAGGAGGTCTTCGGAGATTACGCCGGCGACCCCATCGCCGTCGCGAAGCACATCATCGAGAAGGGAGAGGTCCAGATGACGGCCGAGCAGCGCAGGGAGCTGCTCGATGCCAAGAGGAAGCGCGTCATAGCGTACATCTCGGCCAACGCCATCAACCCGCAGACCAAGCTCCCCCATCCCCCGCTGAGGATCCAGCTCGCCCTCGAGGAGGGCAAGTACCATGTCGACGCCAAGAGGCCGTTCGACAAGGAGGTCGAGGAGGCCATGAAGGTCCTCCGCCCCCTTCTCCCCATCAGGTTCGAGAAGAGCAGGGTCGCGATCAAGCTCAGGGGGGAGGACTACGGCCGCTGCATCGAGGAGATCTCGAAGTTCGGCCTGGTGGACAGGGAGGAATGGACCCCGGACGGCTCGTGGATAGGGATGCTTGAGATCCCCGCGGGCCTCATAACCGACCTCACCAACAACCTGAAGAACCGCACCCACGGGAAGGCCCAGATAAAACTGGTCTCGTCGTGA